The following is a genomic window from Amycolatopsis australiensis.
GCGCCGGCGAGCCGGGCCTGCTGCGCGACCATCGACCCGACCGCGCCGGCGGCGCCGACGACGATCACCTCCTCGTCCTCGCCCAGCCGGGCCACGTCGTGCAGGACCACGAACGCGGTGGTCGCCGGCACGAAGAACGTCGCGGCGACCTCGGGGGCCAGCGGGGAGTCCAGCCGGGTCACGGCCTTGGCCGGCACGCTCACCCGCTCGGCCCACGTCCCGTCGCGCAGCAGGCCCAGGCCGCCGCCGCGCAGCATCACCTGGGTGCCCGGTTCGAAGCCGTCGCCGGCGACGACGATTCCGGCGCCCTCCACGCCACCGGCATAGGGCAGCGGCGGCTTCAGGTCGAAGGTGCCGCTCGCGACGGTGGCGTCCAGGTGGGCCACGGCCGCCGCCTGGACGTCGACGAGCACCTCGCCCGCGGCCCGCGCCGGTTCCGGGACGTCGTCCACGACCGGCGCCGATCCCCAGGTGTGGAACCGCGCGGCCCTCATGCGGCGGCGGCCTTGCGGAGGAACTCCAGGCTCAGCGGGTTGTAGCGGGCGGCCTGCTCGTGCTGCGGCCAGTGGCCGCACTCTTCGAACAGCTCGAGCCGCGAGCCGGGGATGTTCTCGTGCATCCTGGTGGCCTCCGGGACCTCGCCGAACGGGTTCTGGCGGCCCCACACGATCAACGTCGGCTGCGTGATGCGGGCCAGCTGCTCCGGGCGCAGCAGGTTGCGCTGCCGCCGTTCCATGTCCTGCAGCGAAAGCAGGTTGTCCACATTGGCCACGAACTCCGGCGTGTGGTAGATCGCGTGCCGGACCTCGACCAGCTCCTCGGTCGCGTTCTCCTCGCTCGCCATGAGCAGCCGCAAGCGCTTGCGGGTCAGCTCGACGTCGTCGGTGGCGACGGCGTTCTTCGTGCTGGTGCGGATCCGGTCCATGACCTCGGGGTTGGCGACGGTCCCGCCGGCGCACAGCAGCTGCAGGCTCAGCACCCGCTCCGGGTGGTCGACCGCGGCGCGCGCCCCGACCCAGCCGCCGAGGGACTCGCCGACGATGTGCGCGGCCCGGACGCCGACGGCGTCGAAGTAGTCCAGCAGGTGCTTGACGTAGTCGGCGATCTCGTACGGCCGCGCGGGCTTGCCGGTGTAGCCGTGGCCGAGCATGTCGATCGCGTGGACGTCGAACTCGCTGTGCGCCACGATGTTGCGCGCGAACGCTTCGAGGTGCCCGCTGGTGCCGTGCAGGAACACGACGGCTTCGGCGTCCGGGTTCCCGGCCCGCAGCGTGCGGGTCGGGACGCCGGCGGCGTCGACGTATTCGACCCGGTGGGCGATGGGGCTGAGTTCGGTCCAGATGCTCACGCGGGCTCCTTGGTGTTGATGCGGTGGACTTGGGTGTTGCTGCAGGCGGCGAGCTTGCGCAGGGCGGCCAGCGTCGCGGCCGCGGCGGTCAGGGCGAGCAGGACCTTCACGCGGGGACTCCTTCCGGGACGAGCGAGCGGAAGAACCCGTCGACCACCGCGTGGTAGGCGTGCGGGCGTTCTTCCTGCAGGTGGTGGGAGACGTGGTCCATGACGTGCAGGTTGCCGTTCGGCACCATGCGCGCCAGCATCAGCGGGTAGTCGGGCGTGAGGAACGCGTCCTGCATGCCCCAGATGAACAGCACGGGCGCCTGGATCCGGCCCAGTTCGTCCGTCAGGTCCTGCCACTCGCCGCGCGGGGAGTCCGACATCGCGGCCAGCTCGCGCTCGCCGGGGTCGAGGCTCTGCTCGTAGCGCAGGTCGAGCGTCTCCTCGGGGAGCCGGTCGCCGTCGTACCACTCCAGGCTGGTGATCAGGCGGCGCATCTTCTCGCGCGTCGGGCCTTCGCCGCCGTAGTAGGCGTCGCGGGCGTTGCGGCCGCGACGACCACCCTCGGGCAGCGGCGCCAGGGGGCCGTAGAAGACGGGCATGCTGCCGGTGACGACCAGCGAGCGCACCCGGTCCGGGTACTTCGCGGCGAGGTTGAGCGCGATCGTGCCGCCCCAGGAATTGCAGACGAAGTCGGCACGCTCGACGCCGAGCGTGTCGAGCAGGGCGACGGTCTTGGCCGCGTGGTGGTCCCACATCGGCCCGGTGATCGGCGTCTTCGCCGAGCGGCCGTACTGGTGGATGTCGACGAGCAGGCACCGCCGGTCCTCGGCGAACAGCGGCGCGACCGGGCCGAAGTCGCTCCACCCGGTGCAGCCGGGGCCGCCGCCGTGCAGGAACACGGTGTCCGGGCCGGAGCCGAGGTCGTGGTAGTGGTAGGTGACGCCACCGCCGTCGGCGTAGTGGCTCTCGGGTGGTGGGGTCATGCTGCTTCCTTCCCGGTGGTGGACAGGGTGATGCGGGCGAGCACCTCGCACAGGCGGCGCATCGCGCGGACGTCGACGGTGTTCATCCCGCGGCTGAAGTCGTCGGTGGCCGCTTTCGGCATGCCGGTCCGGACGGTCGGGATGCCGCGGGCGCGCAGGATGTTCGCGTCCGTGGCCCCGCTGTTGTCCGGCACCGGCTCATGGGGACGGCCGGAAGTCGCTTCCCACGCCTGGATCGCGGTCCGCACGATCGGTGAGCCGGGCGGAGTGCTGGTGCCGGGGACGGCGAGCACCATTTCCGGCTCCACATCGAACTGGGCCAGGAAGCCGGCCAGTTCCCGTTTGACGGACAACGGTGTCGTGCCCGGGGCGATCCGCACGTCCAGGCGGATCCGGCAGGCCGCCGGAGTCACCGCGAGCATCCGTTCCCAACCACCGGCGATCGACCCGATGATCCCCTGCGGGGCGGCGGTGGCCGTGCGGTGGCGCGCCGGGTAGTCGGCGAGCCAGCGTTCCAGGCGCGTCACCACGTCGGCGGCGGTGACGATCGGGTTGCGGTAGGGCAGCCGGTGGCGGCTGCCGGCATAGGTGTGGACGCCGGGCACGGTGATCTCGAACCAGCACAGCCCGACTTCGTCGTGGGCGACGAAATCCCCGGGCTTCGCGATCACCGCGTAGTCGGTGTGCCACCCGCGTTCGAGCAGGAACGAGCAGCCGGTGCCGTGCCCGGTGTTGGCCCGCGCGGGGTAGCCGGGCGCCTCCACGGCGTTGGTGGGCATCCCGCCCGCGCCGAACGCCACGACGACGTCACCGGCCAGCTCGGGCCGGGCGGCACCCAGTGCCTCGGCGAGGACGAGGATGCAGGCCGCGTGACCTTTCGGGTTGCTCGCGCCGAGGCCGGAGACGAACGGGCCTTCGTCGCGGGGTTCCGCCAGCATGTCCGGCCGCAGCTCCGGCCCGATCCACGGGACGTCCAATTCGGGCTGTCCGGTGGTGAGTGTGTCGATCGGGGCGTAGAGCATCAGGTCCGCGCCGGCGCCGGACCCGCGCAGGCGCCCGACGGCGTTGGCCTGGAATTCGTCGAGGTGCTGGGCCTGCGCGGCGAACCCGGCCGCGGACAAGCGCGCGGCGAGCAGGTGGGCCAGGGGTGCTTCACGGCCGGTCGGGCTGGGGATCGCCGTCACCGCGTGGGCCGCCTCGCGCAGCCGGTCTTCGGTGATCCGGGCCAGCACCGCGTCGAGGGCGGTCACGGCCGGATCACCGCGACCCCCATCCCGGTCAGCCACTCGGGCATGGGCGAGTAGGCCAGCGCCCGGCCCGGGGCGAAGCCCAGCGCGGCGGCCATGACGAGCCACGTCCGCAGCTCCTGGCCGCCGTTGCCGGCCGCCTTGCCGATCTCCTCGGTCGTCCACGAGGTGTACTTCCGCAGTTGCCCGCGTTCCAGGTCGGCCAGGAAGGTTTCGTCGAACTCGGGGAACAGCACCGGCCGGGCCGCGGTGATGATTTCGCGGCGGCGTCCGTCGTAGCTTTCCCAGTCGCCGCGGCCGTTGAGCCACGCTTCCACGAGGAACTCTTCGTCTTCGCCTTCGGGCGCCCGCCAGTCGTCGGGCCAGGGCAGCTGGTGCGAGAGGCCACCGGACGCGATGACGACCACCCGCAGATCCTCGGGCAGCGCCGCGACGGCCAGAGCGATGTTGCGGCCCAGCTCGGCGCAGCGGTCGGTGCGGGGGAGTGGCGCGGCGAAGACGTTGACCACCAACGGAACGACGGGCACCGCGAGGTCGTCGAGGAGGTACTGGATCGCGTGGGTCTGGCCGTGGTCGATCTGCAGGCGCGCCGAGATCGCCACCTCGGTGCCGCGCTCGACGAGGTCCTCGGCGAGCCGCTGCGCGAACTCCGGCGCGACCTTCTGCGGCCCCGAAGGCGTTTTCGCCTCACCCGAGCCGATGACTTCGCCGACGCCGAGGGTGAACGGCGGGATCATGTCCAGCCAGAACCCGCGGAAGTGGTTGGAGCCCACGATGATCGCGAGGTCGGGCTCGGCCGCGGCGATCTCGTCCCGCGCTTCGCGCAACGCGTCGCGGAAGCGCTCCGCGCGGTCGGTGTGCACGACCTTGTCCCAGTGGGTGTTCATCAACGTCGAGTGGGACGCCCCGACGCCGAGCACCACGCGCGCCATCAGTCCGACTCCGGGACCGGGACGGTGACGCCCTGCGCGGCCAGGCGCTCGACCCGCTCCTCGGAGGTGTCCTCGGCGAGCTTGCGCCACTTGAGCAGCGA
Proteins encoded in this region:
- a CDS encoding M20 family metallopeptidase, with amino-acid sequence MTALDAVLARITEDRLREAAHAVTAIPSPTGREAPLAHLLAARLSAAGFAAQAQHLDEFQANAVGRLRGSGAGADLMLYAPIDTLTTGQPELDVPWIGPELRPDMLAEPRDEGPFVSGLGASNPKGHAACILVLAEALGAARPELAGDVVVAFGAGGMPTNAVEAPGYPARANTGHGTGCSFLLERGWHTDYAVIAKPGDFVAHDEVGLCWFEITVPGVHTYAGSRHRLPYRNPIVTAADVVTRLERWLADYPARHRTATAAPQGIIGSIAGGWERMLAVTPAACRIRLDVRIAPGTTPLSVKRELAGFLAQFDVEPEMVLAVPGTSTPPGSPIVRTAIQAWEATSGRPHEPVPDNSGATDANILRARGIPTVRTGMPKAATDDFSRGMNTVDVRAMRRLCEVLARITLSTTGKEAA
- a CDS encoding quinone oxidoreductase family protein, yielding MRAARFHTWGSAPVVDDVPEPARAAGEVLVDVQAAAVAHLDATVASGTFDLKPPLPYAGGVEGAGIVVAGDGFEPGTQVMLRGGGLGLLRDGTWAERVSVPAKAVTRLDSPLAPEVAATFFVPATTAFVVLHDVARLGEDEEVIVVGAAGAVGSMVAQQARLAGAKVTGVVGREDQLADVPDGVTGVCLESTGDIERLAADRPASLLVDTLGGDGLVARTRWVRPGGRAAVIGYVTGTEVRLDLPSWLLDDVALLPVNMIRQERRAREVAGELVKRLSAGELSVAVQQYAFADAALALEDLRAGRVRGRAVLVP
- a CDS encoding catechol 1,2-dioxygenase, with product MARVVLGVGASHSTLMNTHWDKVVHTDRAERFRDALREARDEIAAAEPDLAIIVGSNHFRGFWLDMIPPFTLGVGEVIGSGEAKTPSGPQKVAPEFAQRLAEDLVERGTEVAISARLQIDHGQTHAIQYLLDDLAVPVVPLVVNVFAAPLPRTDRCAELGRNIALAVAALPEDLRVVVIASGGLSHQLPWPDDWRAPEGEDEEFLVEAWLNGRGDWESYDGRRREIITAARPVLFPEFDETFLADLERGQLRKYTSWTTEEIGKAAGNGGQELRTWLVMAAALGFAPGRALAYSPMPEWLTGMGVAVIRP
- a CDS encoding alpha/beta fold hydrolase; this translates as MTPPPESHYADGGGVTYHYHDLGSGPDTVFLHGGGPGCTGWSDFGPVAPLFAEDRRCLLVDIHQYGRSAKTPITGPMWDHHAAKTVALLDTLGVERADFVCNSWGGTIALNLAAKYPDRVRSLVVTGSMPVFYGPLAPLPEGGRRGRNARDAYYGGEGPTREKMRRLITSLEWYDGDRLPEETLDLRYEQSLDPGERELAAMSDSPRGEWQDLTDELGRIQAPVLFIWGMQDAFLTPDYPLMLARMVPNGNLHVMDHVSHHLQEERPHAYHAVVDGFFRSLVPEGVPA
- a CDS encoding alpha/beta fold hydrolase, which encodes MSIWTELSPIAHRVEYVDAAGVPTRTLRAGNPDAEAVVFLHGTSGHLEAFARNIVAHSEFDVHAIDMLGHGYTGKPARPYEIADYVKHLLDYFDAVGVRAAHIVGESLGGWVGARAAVDHPERVLSLQLLCAGGTVANPEVMDRIRTSTKNAVATDDVELTRKRLRLLMASEENATEELVEVRHAIYHTPEFVANVDNLLSLQDMERRQRNLLRPEQLARITQPTLIVWGRQNPFGEVPEATRMHENIPGSRLELFEECGHWPQHEQAARYNPLSLEFLRKAAAA